A single region of the Sphingomonas sp. OV641 genome encodes:
- a CDS encoding TonB-dependent receptor, producing MISKTLLLSSVSALLLAAGTAQAQSGALPERPAATASEGASAPDASEDQGEIVVYGSGRVRQEQTVTKAAIDILPPGSSPLKAVSRLPGVALQSSDPFGSYELGTRLSVRGFNQSQMGYTLDGVPLGDMFYNGHNGLHVSRAIAAENIARVDVSQGAGSLAIASTSNLGGNLEFVSRAPSETIGGEIAGTYGMYDTVHLYGRIDSGLLSTGTLISVSGVYHDADKWKGFGKQTDRKINGKVVQRIGDATLTGWLNYSLHKERNYADLSPATLDRIGYDLDFLRPDFDTAVLLSQVSANQTAAAARRALPFPTAGVVFPSPYTNVNDTYYDSGGFRKDWLGALTLNVPVADWLDLGATYYHHYDRGSGGIYTPAVFSPDGFPLSVRTTEYGINRDGGIARATARLGAHTFQIGYWHEDNDATTDRSYYAVSQTNRPDVTDLLKSPFRSDFLTDLTTVTNQFFVSDSWQLSDALTIAGGFKGARVENGITTTFGTPFINGKIAAKDWFQPQIGATWRVGRQEFFANYAENMRAYISSFRGPFGTTQVGFEAIRGVLKPETSRTVEGGWRFNAGPLRGVLAVYDVKFENRLLAAFSGANILGNPSVLQNVGSVTSRGVEVAATYRVMPRLSLIGSYSYNDSTYDDDTVNGTATVRTKGVRTVDTPAHLAKGEINYDDGSLFGNLAGGYTSRRNVTYTGDVTVDGYVLVDAALGYRFPADGPLAGLELQINAANLLDKRYIAALGSGQFFNTAASLNNTLQAGSPRQVFGTIRKRF from the coding sequence ATGATTTCGAAGACGCTCCTGCTGAGCTCCGTCAGCGCCTTGCTGTTGGCCGCCGGCACGGCCCAGGCACAATCCGGTGCTCTACCAGAACGCCCGGCTGCCACAGCGTCTGAAGGCGCCAGCGCACCAGATGCCTCGGAAGACCAGGGAGAAATTGTCGTCTATGGCTCTGGCCGTGTGAGGCAGGAGCAGACTGTCACCAAGGCAGCTATCGACATTCTTCCTCCCGGCAGTTCGCCCCTGAAGGCGGTTTCACGGTTGCCGGGTGTGGCGCTGCAAAGCTCCGATCCGTTTGGCAGCTACGAGCTGGGCACGCGATTGTCAGTGCGCGGCTTCAATCAGAGCCAGATGGGCTACACGTTAGACGGCGTGCCGCTTGGGGACATGTTCTACAACGGCCACAACGGCTTGCACGTCAGCCGCGCAATTGCGGCGGAGAACATCGCGCGGGTAGACGTGTCGCAGGGTGCCGGCTCACTTGCGATTGCTTCGACTAGCAACCTAGGCGGCAATCTCGAATTCGTATCGCGCGCGCCTTCCGAAACGATCGGCGGCGAGATCGCCGGCACCTACGGCATGTACGACACTGTGCATCTCTACGGCCGGATCGATAGCGGCCTGCTTTCCACTGGCACGCTAATCTCGGTGTCAGGCGTCTATCACGATGCTGACAAGTGGAAGGGGTTTGGCAAGCAGACCGATCGCAAGATCAATGGCAAGGTCGTCCAGCGGATCGGCGACGCCACGCTGACCGGGTGGCTGAACTACTCGCTGCATAAGGAGCGGAACTACGCCGATCTCTCACCGGCGACGCTCGACCGCATCGGCTACGATCTCGACTTCCTTCGGCCGGACTTCGACACGGCAGTCCTGCTGTCGCAAGTCAGTGCCAATCAAACGGCTGCGGCCGCCAGACGAGCGTTACCATTCCCCACGGCCGGCGTGGTCTTCCCCTCGCCCTATACCAATGTAAACGACACCTATTACGACAGCGGTGGCTTTCGTAAGGACTGGCTGGGCGCACTGACGCTCAACGTGCCGGTGGCAGACTGGCTCGATCTCGGCGCAACATACTATCACCACTACGATCGCGGCAGCGGCGGCATTTACACGCCGGCGGTGTTCAGCCCAGATGGCTTCCCGCTGTCGGTCCGAACAACCGAATACGGCATCAACCGGGATGGCGGCATAGCGCGTGCGACTGCTCGCCTGGGCGCGCATACGTTTCAGATCGGCTACTGGCACGAAGACAATGATGCAACGACCGACCGTAGCTATTACGCGGTAAGTCAAACAAATCGGCCTGACGTGACCGATCTGCTGAAGAGCCCGTTCCGCAGCGACTTCCTCACCGATCTCACCACGGTTACCAATCAGTTTTTCGTCAGCGACAGTTGGCAACTTAGCGATGCCCTGACGATCGCGGGTGGCTTCAAGGGCGCTCGGGTCGAGAACGGCATCACAACGACCTTCGGCACTCCGTTCATCAACGGGAAGATCGCCGCGAAAGACTGGTTCCAGCCGCAGATCGGCGCGACCTGGCGCGTTGGACGGCAGGAGTTCTTCGCCAATTATGCAGAGAACATGCGCGCCTATATCAGCTCGTTCCGCGGCCCCTTCGGCACTACGCAGGTCGGATTCGAGGCTATCCGCGGCGTGTTGAAACCGGAGACATCGCGAACGGTCGAGGGCGGCTGGCGTTTCAATGCTGGTCCGCTGCGCGGTGTACTGGCTGTCTACGACGTAAAATTCGAGAATCGGCTGCTCGCGGCATTCAGCGGCGCCAACATTCTTGGAAATCCGAGCGTTCTTCAGAACGTCGGTAGCGTGACCAGCCGGGGCGTTGAAGTCGCAGCGACGTACCGAGTGATGCCCCGCCTGTCGCTGATCGGTTCTTACTCGTACAACGACAGCACTTACGACGACGATACCGTAAACGGAACGGCCACCGTGCGCACCAAGGGCGTTCGAACGGTGGATACGCCAGCTCATCTGGCAAAGGGCGAGATCAACTACGACGACGGCAGTCTGTTTGGTAATCTGGCGGGAGGGTACACTTCGCGGCGGAACGTTACCTACACCGGCGACGTCACGGTTGATGGCTATGTCCTGGTCGATGCCGCGCTCGGCTATCGCTTCCCCGCAGATGGGCCGCTTGCCGGCCTAGAGCTCCAGATCAACGCCGCAAACCTTCTCGACAAGAGATACATTGCGGCACTTGGATCGGGGCAATTTTTCAACACCGCAGCATCGCTCAACAACACCCTGCAAGCAGGATCGCCACGTCAGGTATTTGGGACGATACGGAAGCGGTTCTAA